The nucleotide window GCAACAGCCCGGTGCCGCTGAACGATGACGATGGTGTCTTATATGGTGAAATTGATTTGACGGGTCTTTTTGAAGGGAACAGTTTTCTGATGACTTCGTTgtatttgaaagatttattcgtttttactGCGCCGGCGTCCGTCAAGTGAGCACCGGTACGCTTCAACATTTCACCATAAGTTTGCATATCTGCCGTGTGAACTTTTCTCAGATCTGGATTTTTAAACAACAACAGCTCGAGAACGCCCGGTGTGGCCGAATATATCATCTCTCCCAAATGCATTTTATCACtgacaaattcaattttaatatcgcCCAATGTAGccgtatctgtatttttatcgtatttcacaCCGTTTACATGATCTAGAGATACTTTTGGACCGGTCTTCAACATTTGTATGTATGGTTTTATAGCTTCTGAATAATCTTCACCTGTAATTGTTTCTTGCGTCTCAGAAATTTGTGTAGATGGAGTGTCTggcaaaatatgtatatatttaacaagCTCTTCGTCACCTTCATACGCAGTTTGAGTTTGTTCACATGGTAGAGTTGTTTGTTGAGATAACATTGTAGAAGAAGCTACATCTTCTTCATCATCTGAAAGTTCTAAATCTTGTTCCAATAAACTCTGTTCACATCTCTCTTCATGTCTGTCTAAATTACTCATCAGTCTATCGCCCAATTCGCGTCCTACTCTATCTATATCAATTTCTCCATCGGTCAGAGGTACAGGAGACGGTTttggtttatctattttttctctaatttcttgGATCGGTTCGATTATCGGTTTGAAACGTTTAGCGAATAAAGCTTCCTCTTCGGCTAAACCCAACATGAAAGCCGCACGTttacgtttaaaatctttatacaatctatcaatttccatcatttgtttctccttcttatacattgttctatatataaaaaaattaaaaactgaaacaaataatctattcGCGTTCAATACAGCATCGCTGCGTTCAACGCTGCGTTTGACGGTGCGTTCAATATAGCATCTCTGCGTTCAACGGTGCGTTCAATcgatgatgataaatttatccataCCGTTCCGATAGCGACCCTTATTTTTATCGCTTTCTTTATCGATAACTAGAAAACCATACCGATTCGCGTTCCAAACATGTTCGCATAAAGATTTAAAGTCGTTAAAGGACATGTCGACTTTTACGAGTTCATcgtaaatgtgttgtaaatttaaaccgtCTTGTCTGAACAGAATTAGAAAATTGCAATTGTCCCGCACGAGTTGTTTTGATATTTTCGAATACGTTTGCGCCAGATAGAAGCAATCAATTTTATTGTGGCGACCTGTCGAAAAATAATCACCGATATTGTTTTGCTTTTGTTTGATTACATCGTCGAATACCATTATCGAATGTGGTTGAATCGCTTCCGGTTGTGGAACCTGATCGTTTTCACTGTATTCATAGTAACCCAATTCTGGATTCAACATTATCAGGTTTGATAACATTCTATATAGCGGTTGATGGAGAGATTTAGAGAAAATGTACAAGTTCTGAAAGCGTACTCCGTTTTCTTGGAACTAAAAGATTGAAAACCATATTTGTTTTACCGCAATTCGATGGGCCGCATACAATACATCTGATAGTGTTTGGCAAGAGGAAACCGTGCTTACTTCGTTTTTTCAATCCGTATCCTTTCATTACGTTCATGatgggaaattttgttttctgttgcacTTCCTTCATATCTCTcccttgtaaaaatatttatgaatttttaacaaactattagTTTGTTACACTCACATCAATTTCGGTgacttatgataaaattattgtgaaatttgttATCTTATGTCAAACTCATACGGATTTTTATGCGAAATGGAggcatctttatatatatacaacatcatttcatttgtcatgaaatattgaaaatcatatccaaaacatcagtaaaatcaaaattaccaaaacaataaATTCCAACATTATAATCGAatctatattatgaaaaaaaatgttttccacgTAACAATATATTCAGACAACATCATTCAAATCTATCCATGAATTGTAAGATTTATCAAAACCTAACCATTTTACATAGGCTTTTTTGCCTTTTCGTTTGagaattttctcaatttgatatatGTCTTTGCGTTTTGTTTTTTGCAATTCGTGTTGATAAAAACGaccttttagaatttcatttctgGAATCGATCAGTTCATAGGTTACAGGTCGAGATTCCGAGTGAACAgtgtgtattttgaatatttcattcgtccaatcGGGCAAATAACCCTTGTCGAACATCTTTTTATGTTTGCTTATACAAACCGGATCGTCgacttgaaatttaatattacaatattgggTTTcctatcgtattttttatttaaatttgcgaGAACTTGCTGTTCTTTTTTttgatttacatctttcggtttaaattttgtagccGAATGCACCGTATTATTGTTATTCATCGACGAGATTTTGTAACATACTAATCCATTTATTGTTCCCGTGTTCTGTAAATTTGGTAAACATTTTCGTCTTTAGCATCCTGTTAAAACGTTCAACTATGGCggcttttttatctgaatatgcAGAATAGTGATTTATGTTGTACAGTTTCAAAAGGGCTTTAACTTGcagattataaaattcttttccttGACCTGTTTGAAGATGTTTCATCTTGTGATTTGCGAATATCGGATGCAAAGCGACTGCGACTTCTATACCCGTCTTCTTCTTTAACGGTATAGCGTATGCAAACTTACTAAAACAATCGATAACCGTCAAAAAGTACTTGTAGCCGTTGTTTTGTCGTGAATAAGGTATCATTTCGACTATGTCTGATTGGACTAACTCATTCAGGCCTTTTAATTCTGTTTCTCTGGTTGGATAATTGCGTCTGGCAGGCTTGTGGAGTTCTTTAGCTAAAATTGCTTTAATTGTCATTTTGATCTAAAATAGAGAAATTAACAACATAGTAAagtaatgtatttgtttattacaagTATTTAAAATGTATCGATAATTAGGTTAATCACCGAAAATATCGTTTTCTTTAATCTAATCATAAGAATCATttctataactataaataaaacggTAATTTTTATcgctaataaaatattgtttttaaatattgtactcTTTAATATAGGTCTATAAAAATGTgcgatattttagaaaaattgtagttTGAATTATtccaataatgttaaaaatattagtgaaatgatTGTCGATAAGCATTATAGAATTGAAAAAGTGGAATTTATAACCACGAAAAACGGTGAGTCGCTTATCGCATCGATTGATGGATTTGGAAAAGTATTTTTACCGCAAAGATTTAGTATTCTTACCCGAtctgatttgaatgaaattaataattctaaacaaattaGTATCGTATATAAGGGCTTAAAGAAGATGAAGAACGGTCATGGTTTTCACGATGTTGAATTTAAAAACGGTATTGATGTTACATATTAAATCATGTATATTTTAGATATGCATTcgttttgtataaaatgtaaattaagaacTCTCTCGCGTAATTGTGTTgcggtagaaaaaaataaaatacgttctACTTGTCGTATTTGTAACGAAACTAAGCtaacatatgttaaaaaaaattaattaattagagaaattaataatattaatagaatggatgcggactaattttttttcttttttatcatatattcacCGATTTCTTTATGTCCATACGGAAGTGTATCTATAAGGTTTTCCAACACGAATCTTTTATCATCATATGGTGAGAGAGCTTTTTTACTCTGATCTATCGAGTATATTTCATGATTAAAACTACGTAATGATTTCGAAGTGGAATGTGAAATGTTTCTATTgaataaacaatctttataaatttcatgatttaaaactttcatattctttttttcaaacttttttaattcccttggctgtctttttttcttctaaaccACATTGATGATATCCCCAaagtaaagaatacattttagctCTCAACCAGACAAATTCGTAGATCGGATCCCctttcatttcatcttttaaacGACCAATGTCGTATTTACTCGTTGCGTAAACATTTTCATCTTGTTCATTCAAACGTTTATCATCCCAAGAATGATCAAAATGTTCCTCTTTAGTTGGTGTAATTGAATATAATAACGAATCTGTATCTGTCATTAgcagttttatgttttcatatcCGTATCTGGGTAAAAAGTGATTGTAATGATAATCATACATGATTAGTTTTGCCAAATTCGTTAAACCTACATATATGGGTTTGtttaagtatataagtatatatatatattttttcaacagtGAAATTCCAACTACATCATTTCCATAAGGATAATAATGTTTTACTCTTCGACTggcgtttgtttttttaaattttgatttgtcgTTAATCAAAATCATATCGATTCgctttcttacattttcaatagttttaccGTATACACTGTTGATCAATAGCTTGTCAACTTTTTTCAGTCGGATCTTTTATGTCGCACCACGCATCGAAATTTTTCTCAACATAATCTTTCAACCGTGGAGATTGATTGAAATTAACGGCTCTGTGTATTTTTGTCAGCACCATACCCTGTTGACAATACAGTTTTAAcgttctgtaatgtaaaacgtatttgtGTTTATCTTCCAaagtacacaataattttttacacgcCACTCGTTTTTCATCGTAGAGGAACGGAGAAATCATACCGTTGGGATTGGATTTTTTCTCTGGTGCGAGCGGATAATCTCTGTGTGTTTCATGAAAATGTTTGGGATATGCTAAATCGACTTCTAAAATATAACCGGTTTCCGCATCGTCTTTTATATCTTCCACATTGAACAAATATTCAAGTTCGTTTTCATCACACCATCTGAAACCGTTTACAGGCAGCGGTTCCTTCATACAGCGGCCGTAAAGAGATCGTACAtcgtaatatttaatgtatttcttcggtttattttcatcataataatcATGTTGATTCGGATCGTTTGCCACAGCATAACGGTTGGGAATCATCGACACTCCACCGCGAAtgcctttttcaaaaaacaaatacatatccgGATCTCTAACGAGTTCTAACTGCACTTTCGTTTCCTTAAGCGCTGCAAACCACGATAAATGTGGAGCGGATATATAATGACACGGAtccaaattgtttatttcaatcattttattacgAAAACTCTCGAATACATCAGACAACAGCATGACGTCTAATTTCATACAGAGATCGTGATATTCACCGAGCGacttaattttaaatcgattccAAACGTTTTGTGCATGCATGTAATCCGTTTCGGATATGTGTTCTCGCCGTAAATCATCATAAAACGCATCGATAGGTGGTAATTCTGTTTCATCGAAAACAGATGCCGATTTCATATAAGTATAAGGATAAACACCTTTTCTTGGAATTAACAAGTTCAACATAGCAACTCTAGCTTTATTGTTTTCATCACAATTACTTTGTATATCGTTTCGAAATTGAGAGTATGTTgttttaaacatcattatttgTTTACGAGTAAATAAACTGTGCACCAGCTCATCTAAGCTGTAAGACAGAAATTGATACGAATCAATAAATCGATATGATATTTTGTTCTTGAGCGTTATAGATATAAGTTTTTCACTATTGTTTGCGAgacaagaaatttcaaatttatctttcaatGCATCCATCGCCAATACGATGTGATGTGAATCGTATCCgcgtaaattatgaaatacaaccgGAATAAATGTTACacgtttacaatttaaattgcaactTTAATGTGCAGGACCGATAAATTTACCGCTTGTGTGAGAATGATGTCTTACACGACTCCCATCCACCTTATCTCCGCATATAACACATTTAGTATCTTTTTCAAACCTTTCTTGATCTTTTTCACTTATAGTATACTCTTTATTAGTTGATAATTCCTTTtggaaatattcatatttacCACATAAATCACCGAGAAACTTTTCAACTACCTTATCATCATCTGTAGCAGCTCTGTATAATTTTGATTCTACAACACAATCGTTTTCGTCTATTATAACATAACAATAGCCAGAAggtttataaatatgtgtttttgtTGTATTGCTAGTGCTTGGTTCGGATTTTGGAATGATAAACGATTCAAAATCTGCATATATTACAAAAGGTACACGTAATGTTGAGGAATAATCTCTAAACGATACTATATTACCACGTCTACGTTTCTCTCCAACACCGATCCATTCGTTTGGCATTCTGATTCTCTGAACCTTTCCTTGTTTACAGTCTTCAATATGTATTGCAAGTCTTTTTTTAGCTTCAGTTTCACTAGTCcaagatttaaaacaatacgggcaatattcacattttttatgacttttattaTTACCACTCAACAACCGTTATGTTcgtttgtcatatttattaaagtataatgagagatatttaatttaacatcagTTAATAACAACAACCAAACCATGATTTTTCGATTATTATTCACAcgttttacatatacattattagaattaaatgacTCTCTATCATCATCGTGTTCGATATCATAACACAAAATGTTAACACCAATGTCTGGGTTTTGAGCTTCAAATTTATCAATGTCTTTAACGCAAACAGGATAGGATAGTCTATTCCTTTCATGTTTAaatggttttcaaattttctatagaACGAAACACGATAATGACGTTTACTGTTAGGAAATAGACGTGCTAGAATAGACCATAAGAAAGATTTTTGATCATCATTCTGTACATTTATTACAGCGTGTTTCTTAAATAAAGCTTTCGGTAATGGAAAATATGTACTGTTACCACCGTAAAGCGGATCGAATTCTGATACTGAAAGCtccaatcttaatattttattcataacccaACCGCTTCCCATCTGAATAAACCTTTCAAaagattcgttaattttttcataagcttCTAAATACTGTTCATTCAAATCGCTTGGATTTTCGCGTACGTTTAAGGCGAATCGAGTGCTGCTGTGAAAGTTAACTTCACAAAAATCACATTTATCAGCTACGCATCTCTGTAACTCAACAACAACgacgatataatatttaatattgtttccttTGTATTTTTCAGCTTGTAAACTTATAGCGTTAAATACCCTATCTTTCGtatccattaaaaattcataaatatctacaAGATTTTTATCGCTAACATTCCACGATTGTTTTATTAGAAATCCATCTAATGCTTGTTTTATATCTGGAATTTCAATATAAATCATCAATTCAGAAACagctattttattattcaatttatctcgcatattaaaatattgttcaaatataCTTTCAAAGGCCGTATCAATAGACGATTCATTTTCcgcgaaaagttttattttttccaatttgaatgatttataaaGAGTTTTTCCATAAGAAGTGAATAAACGTTTATTAAATTCACAAATTAATTGTATAGTAAATGTATTAGGAGTGTATTTCTTATGTAAACGTTCAATATCatcttttatattatctataaatgtaattaaatcgtaCTTGTCAGAcggatttttataacaaaatactattttattggGGTCAGATAGGTTAGAATCGTTTGATAAATTAACTCGTTCGAATTTAATGTtctcttattataatataaataattttaataatcatatcttATTGATGTTAGCATtcactgtatgtatatatacccATACAAAAGACTGGGGATTCCCCTGGATCTAGCGTTCACATTGAAAATTGCGctgatagataattttatttaaatactaaacaaaataaatttatcaaaattaattaatggtgATATGAATTAAAATTGCAAACTCTACCGACGGTTTAGTTGTCGGCTCTCTCCGGGCTGGCTtgcctaaaaaaatataaatatatttgttcttCAGGCTATAGGGATGGCCGGACCTTTCGACGATCACCCACGGTCAACAGCTGCCGCAGGGACGCTGTTTGTCTGTCTAGTTGATTCAGCCTTATAGTATAGGGAAGAGAAAAAGCCAATCTATATGTGCAGCTATACGAAATAAGCGGTATATGTTATTGATGTTAGCATTCACTCTATGTATATATAGACATACAAAAGATTGGGAATTCCCCTGGATCTAAAGTTCACATTGAAAATTGCGTTGATAGATAGAATTGTATCACTACTTTAACATGAAAATTGTATAAGTCAAACACAGTTGGTATAAATcgttctttaattctttaatgtatAGCGAAAACAACCCTGGGGTTCTGCGCCACTTGTCTGGCCAACCAGTCCTGAGAATTGGAGCACAACCTCAGGTTTATATACTACTCCTTATTGGCTTTCTGCCCGCTGGCtgaaagatattaatattacctttaataactgtaTCATAGGTGCTGAATGTCTAATAGAAAAACGCAAACATATTGCAACATCATTTGTCTCTACTATTGAATTTGAATACACAAAATGATTTTCATCACTACATACTATAAATCAcacttttagtttttgtttcagatttattcaTAATGCCAAATCAAGACAGTCAGAATGAATTTCTGGTCCTTTAACTACTCAGGAACTAAACCACGCTCTtaccttttttattcaacaatcacAACACATgcattttaatgacaaattaaatcttaaaaacaatcaaactCTATCTAAACAAAGCAAACTTATATCACTTGATTCATTTCTGAATAATTCTGTGGGGCAGACTGCAACACTCTCTGTTACATTACAAACTGAAACATCCTATGTTTTACATCCTAATGCTAACATCACAAAACTAATCATTAACACTGAACACTTGCGACTCTTGCACGCTGGTGTTCATTCTTTAATGAACTAATGCTGTCATTCTTTAATATCATACATTATGTATAATACTAGTCAGCTCGGGGCTTGCATAATTCACTCAACCGTCTACACCTGGACCCCTGTGGTCAGGCAAACCCCAGAGCTGATTCAGGGCCACAGAGCATGCCATTACCGTCTTGCAAGGAAATCCTGACCCCTGAGTTTCCACAGGACTCGCTTCACATACTGTTTCAGTCCAGTCAGAGGGCTCTTCCCCCTGGACCCCCCGTAatattcattatcctcatggttgtgagaataatactgaaaaataacgaTTAAAGTATTCAAGCtgtatagaaacctgaaaaagaaactaaattacaaaagacaagataataatagtaactaaagCACACACATTATTGACgatgaaaaatttgtaacttatttcGTTGCTggtgatagaaatataaaaatgaaataaaagaattaatctttttttaatgtaatgaataactttaattcacaacttcattccCAATGGTGCTAGGGTCTCAGTCTGTGagttaaaacctttcctgggataacatgaatacATCATGCAAATTTCAAAGCAGTTAGTTGGTTCTCACatgatgcgagaacaaacaaactaactttcggctttatatataagatattatttacataatacatcttctatgatttatataatatattattatttgaggCATATCCAGAAAGTAAATACTATTTCCTTCTACCACCTTACAACACTGTGATCATAGCTGTGAGCATGCATGCCATATTCTCTGATTCGTCGGCTTTCGATAGATGccattacaaacatttatttatagttgaTTAAACTTTGTATAAAATGTTCGAGTCAGTCAGTAATCCCACTGATTGTAAAATTAGGGCAGTTAtccaatttttaaacataacaaatatCAAACAGCAGATTAGTAAAGTTAATGGTGAGAAAGCTATGACTGATGGAATGGTTAGAAAGTGGGTGTGACAGTTCAGTAAAGGATGCAGTAATGTGTAGGACAAGGAAAGGTGTGAGTGCCCTTCATCCTGAATGAATTGGTTATGTGATTGgatgaaaaagtttaataaaatgtatggtttacaatttctttgttaTGTATTGAGTTCCCTGAAATTTCACAAAtcgttttatttgaaattgtaacACAAAACGTAGGCTACTACGAACTCTGCTCTTGTTGAGTGCCGAAAATGTTGATGATGGCTCACAAAATCAAGCAGTTAGACTGTGTTCATTCTTTTCTTACCCAATACGAAAGTaaagtgatgattttttttgAGCCAAATTGGTGCTGAGTGACTACCATTTGTTTTTCCATCTCAGCAGTCTCTTATTGGTCAGTGGCTGTGAAAATGCCAATGTAAAAAATGCTGTAGGACATTGGTTGTCTTCCCTGTTAGTGCTGTTCTTTGAGGAAGGAATGAAAAAACTGATTGCAAGATATGAAAAGTGCCTTAATATGATGGAAATTATGTGAAAAAGTAGTTAAGATATGCTCTTCCATGTAATAATAAAGCTGTTCTACTGAAAGTTATGTTACTTTTTAACAGCAAAATAGTACTTACTTTCTGGATATTCCTCTTATTTGTTATATGCTGTTACTTATGAGAGTTTTATAACTTTCTAAAGTAGTCAAATTTAATTGTAATCGTTAAATTCAACACATACAAAGtgcactaggaaagttttgcagtataattttagtttttattatttttcagtgtaatttCCACCACATGCTACACACTTCTCCATTCTTCAAAGAAACTCTGCCATGTTTTGTCAGAGATCTGGGCACATTCATCATCCCAAGCCTTTAGGATGTAATCATCGCTTGTAAATTGTCTCCTTTTCAGTCTGTTTTTCACCTGGTGGAACAGTGTGAAGTCAGATGGAGTGAAGTCAGGTCTGTAGGAGGGTGctctaataattttattccagTGCTGGCCAAATACTCAGAATAAAATTTGGAGCAGTATGCTGGAGCATTATTATGGTGAAGAATCCATGTGACCATCCTTGAATTTTGGTGCAACTTCTTGGGAGCTTTAACAACTTTAGGCAGGATCTTCGATATACCACTTCCCTGTAACTCTCTTCTGAGTTTCCAACAGAACTCCCTTTAAAACTCCTTTCACACTAAAAAATACAGCTTTCATTCTTTTCTTCACTGATGGATTTTCAAACAGCCACGGGGATCTCCTCATCTTCATACACCTACAGGTTGTTCTGAGCCTTGGTCAGGGGTATCATAATAGTATAGGCAAGTTTAGTTACCTGTTACAGCACTGTTCACGTACAAGATTTCCCATTTTCAAACTTGGGGTAGCTTTTCTAACTTGAAGGTGATGCAGCAGAATAGAACAAACTGCTGGTGCATTAATGCCCAAGGACACCTCTTGGTGGTAGGTCATATGATTGTCTCAAGCAATTTTCATGCTGCAGCAATAGTTGACCTGACCTTGATGCATCCTGAAGGATGAAATATCCTCTTTCAAACTCCCACTACCAATATTTAGGGAAATATTGTTGTATAATGAGGACAATACTCCAAGCATAGGAGTCATTTTCTCTAAACACTTGCAaacgttatatttaaaaattgcccAGTATTCAGATTTTGACTGTGGCAACTTCACAGTCTCTTTTCACTAAAACAGCAAAAAAGCAATTGACACAGAGATTAGAACAACTATAGTGCAGTTTGGGACCTGTCTAAACATATGCTAACTTTCAACCACCTGTGATTATCAGCTCCATCATATTGCAAAATTTTCCTAGTGccttttatattatcaattttacaaCTTCAATATATTtctgattgtttaatttttgtttataattgtaaattattaatcataattgtaattatgaattaataactgcaataatagcatctaaaaa belongs to Lycorma delicatula isolate Av1 chromosome 1, ASM4794821v1, whole genome shotgun sequence and includes:
- the LOC142320115 gene encoding uncharacterized protein LOC142320115, whose translation is MDALKDKFEISCLANNSEKLISITLKNKISYRFIDSYQFLSYSLDELVHSLFTRKQIMMFKTTYSQFRNDIQSNCDENNKARVAMLNLLIPRKGVYPYTYMKSASVFDETELPPIDAFYDDLRREHISETDYMHAQNVWNRFKIKSLGEYHDLCMKLDVMLLSDVFESFRNKMIEINNLDPCHYISAPHLSWFAALKETKVQLELVRDPDMYLFFEKGIRGGVSMIPNRYAVANDPNQHDYYDENKPKKYIKYYDVRSLYGRCMKEPLPVNGFRWCDENELEYLFNVEDIKDDAETGYILEVDLAYPKHFHETHRDYPLAPEKKSNPNGMISPFLYDEKRVACKKLLCTLEDKHKYVLHYRTLKLYCQQGMVLTKIHRAVNFNQSPRLKDYVEKNFDAWCDIKDPTEKS